AACACCATGATAAATAGCAAAAAATCTCCATGTAGAATTTGCACACTGAATGTTTCCATCTCATATCACATCCAGGCCTTGGAAGTGTCTTTTTTCAGAACAGACCAACTGAAATTTAGGGTTCTCACACACAGAGTGTTTATGTGAGAGGGAGGGAACAATGCCATTGGGAACTCTCTGTCTCCTGCAATTCTCTGTGCCTCAGTACTTTGTACCCCTTCTTCCTGTCAAAGACTTGTGACAAATATCCAAAACTGCCCCTTGGCCCTCTGACACTGAGCCATGTCAGAATTCCAAGTAGTAGAAACATATTTCTGAGTGATAAAAAGCCTAAAAACAAACTCCCCAGCAACAAATAAAGACTGTAGAAACTGgtaacatttaataaaaaaattaacagcagATAATAGCAGAACTTTTGTTTGACACAAAAGATTTCTGCTGAGTTTAAAAATACTATCCCTTGATtgagataataaaaaaataatatttcacagCTATTTTCCCAGTATATTTGGAAAATGACAACATAATCACAACCTAAACttccagtaatattttttttttaaaaaaaaaaaaaaaggacttcCACATGAAGCAAGTTACCATCTTCTGAGAAGCTGGGAGTATAGAAATCCTTCCCATGGCACTAAAAAAAGCCACTGAATTGCATCTTGCAAATTGAACCTTCCAGCAGCTTAATTTGAAAGTGAGGCAGATAActctaataaaaaataaatttatagtCTGAGATGGAACTTCAAAATTAGTTCATTTAATCATATCACAGCCCCATTTTTATGAAGATGCAATTTGATTTCTGTCCTCTCCTCAGCGTGGCATTTATCTGTGCAATGCTCTCACCACCGATTTCCAAAGCACCCAGACACAAACAGAGCCAGAAGTGGATTCAGTTCAGATGTGGAGGATGAAAATGATCCAGCTGGAAAATCTGCTGCCTGACCATTCCTAGCAAGAACCCCTGTGCTGTGTTGGGTGCATGACAAAAGGTGCTCAATGCTCTGCTGAGAAACAAAGTCATGTTTGTCAAAATTATGTTTCCCACCATTGGCACCGTGAACAGAATTCACCCCCTGCCATTTCACTGAAGACAACAGACTCAAatgctataaatatttaaaacaccTAAACACATACTACACATACTACAGTAACATTAaattaagagggaaaaaaggtgctttaaatttttcaaatatcAATAAATTAACagagacaaaaagagaaatatttgacACTAAAACCAAGCTAATGAGGCAACATAAAAGTGTCTGTACAGTGGATGAAACTGGAATAATCAACTGGCTGCAACTCCTCTCCATCCTTCTACTTCCAGGAGACTTCCAGGTTCTGATTTTCACCTCTTACAGGAAATGTCTGAGCTGGGGAAGACTTGGGGATGAGTAAGGCAACTGAAAACAGCCTGGCTGTCAGGAATGTTAGAACTGAACTTTTGCTGCAAAGCAGCAACAGCTGCAAGAATGCATCTGCATCTGGATCAGCCACCACGCTCCAAGTGCAATTCCAGGCTCAGGGCTGAAGGAGTATCTGCTTCAGCTCCAGTAAAATCTCTGTGCCATGATTTAGACCCCTTACCAGTTtcaaaaactttcaaaattttcaaaaactaGCACACAATGCTCCTGTTTAAATCCTCTATTTAGCCataaaaaaccctaaagcaACAATCTTTGCTTTGCAGCTTTCACTTAAAACTGAAGCTGCCATTTCTAGGGTTTTAGGCCCCAGCAGATTCTTCTCTTCTATTAAGTTCAATCAAATGCTATTTCAGTGATACACTGCATCATTTCAAAGACTTGGAAATGTTAGATAAGGTGAAGAGTCAGAGAAAGGCTACGGGGAATTTACCTGAGAGGCTGTTCCAAAAataccacacacacacactttgaTATTAGCAACTAGAGCCCTTGAACTGTTCCCCAAGCCCACCTTTGCCATCACACCCACAGAGCACTGGAGACAATCAGCCAGGATGTGCAGGAGCTCATTATCCCACTTCTTTTCCAAGTGAGTCACTCCAGGCCTGTGCTCCCCCAAAActccccctgtgcccagcaaacccccaggctgtgccaggagccagcacaagcccctctgctccttctTACAGACTGCAAGAAATGGTGGCGTGAAGGCAGCAGGGTTTAGACAACCTGTGCTCTTAAAATTTCAGATGAACTGAAGAGGATGTTTCTCTTGAGAGCTTTGGACTGGCTATGGGTGAAATAGCTGGAAGTTGATCAAGGTGCCACTTAAATGCTTTGCCCCAGGGCCCTCCaacaggaggaggcagcagtaGCAGGGGGCTCTGCCCCATCCTCCCCTGAACAGGTACACACACATCCAGGAGAGGAACTCAAGTGTACCAGCACTGAGTGCTGACACATACATGCCATGCCAGGAATGCTTcgtcctgctgctctctctctcctgccccATTTCCTCACTGACAGCCCCATGAGACTGTACTGGAGCAAATGTggatgggcagcagggctgggctgtaGCAATCGTGGCATGTGATGGGGCAGAGACAAGCTGGAATCCTCCAGGgcaaggcagagagaggagaggccagggctcacagcacagcagagaggaggggggAGTTTGCAGGAGGACAGGGCAGAGTATTAAAAATATGATCCTGATCTAGAACAACACAGACTTGAAAGAatttaacaaaaacaaagccTTCCCTTTGGCCAAGAGAATTACCCCAATTCTAAAAATATCACATTATTTTCCCTATCTTTTTTCATTCCCACTGTGACTAAGAGCACACCAGCTGTACCAGAGGAGTTCAGGGAATTCCCCACTCAGCAGCCCAAGGCAGTGATGGGAAGCACAAGgaggggcacagagggcagatGGTCGGGGGGCACAACCTCctctcagagcaggagagacagagggacagccctgcacCAGGGACAGGGTGACACTGCAATCCACCACTACAGAAATACTTGGTTcactttcatttccaaaatggCACAGTAAAAAGACAAGGATATTCTTTAGGAAAAATTCAACAATTTGAGGGCCGTTCTGCCTTCTTAACAGCATGACAGTACTCAAAACATTTAATCTAGGCTAGCTTGAACAAGCTGTGGTCAATGAGATTTGGTTCCTCAGATATTGCCTTTGTCTGACCAGTCAGATATGCTTTTGCCAACAGGATTTAGCTCCTGCTATATTTGAACCATCTTTAATCCCATGAAGGCTAAAGAAAAATGTCTCTGATTTAGCTCTGTGCACTTATGAATAACTCAAATACTACAGTTAAATTTACAACATAGTTCCCTTAGCTGTTTAGAAGaccattgttttctttcctttccccttaAGTTCCAGTATGTAAAATATCAGAAgaatttagattaaaaaaaaaaaaaaaaaaaaaaaaaaaggggacatgttatttttaaagttgttcTTGAGAAAATTTCCACATACAAACCCCCGGCATTTCTCCACTGGTTTGAGAACAATTTTCACATGTTGGCATCATCCTTGAGTGGCTGCCACAACTCTGGTATCATAAAGCAACACGTATTTTCTCTTAGCTtatcaaaacacattttatttaacTGCTAAATTTGGTCTGATCCAAGTTTTTCTTCTTACTTCACAACAAACGGGAAAACGCAGATGCTGCACTCAGATCCAAACATGCATCCTACCAGGGAAACGGGGCACGGAAGCCAGACCAGCCCTAGGAGTGGGACTGCCCAGACCACATCGCTGCACTCACGGCTCATTAACAGAGTTCACACTGAAATGTTCACATTGTTCACTCCTGCTCTACAAGTCCTGTCTAGGTagcactgaaaaacaaattgtttGGCCCCTTCTGTTCTGACGCTGGAACATTGTGTCAATATACTTTggcatatattaaaaaaaatccctgtaatATACCATAGACTGTGACATTTCCACTTCAGATCTATCATTTACATGTGAAGCACGAATCTCCAAAGAACCCAGTAAAGCTGTAAGAAAGACTACATTTTGCCGAAGCTCTCAGACACCCACTCCATTCAGTCACACCAGCTGGAGAGGTAAGTGTCAAGATACagctttattctttaaaatgaatGTGGAGGTGAAactccacagcctcctccacagcaatcattttttaaagtgaaagcaCAACGCTATGTGCTCCTGATCCTTCTATGtcagcagcatttctcagaAACCTTTTTGCAAATCTGGGTATCTTATAATTGTATCCAAGTTATTTTGCAATCTACGCAATTGTCCCTGCACTTCCCAGTCCAGCTGATGGGCGTCCTAGACATGACATCCATTGGAAGATCTTTTGCTCCTAGAGGTAGAGGAGTCCTTAGCTACCCTCTGTCTAGCACACGAGGCACAGATGGCCCCCGAGAGACGCTTCAGCCCCTTCTGAAAGACACTGTTGGAGAGACTGTAAATGACACAGTTGCAGAAACTGTTGCTAATGGCAAGCCAAGTGGTCAAGAAGGACGCCACGCGGTTACTGTAGACATTGGAGCTCTCCAGCAGGAAATAGATGATGTAGGGCAACCAGAGGATGTAGAAGACGCTGGTGATGCGGAAGAGGACCATGGCATAGCGCTTGTCCGGGCAGGGCTGCGCCTCCCCAGCCTCCCCGTCCTGCGAGCTGAAGCGCACGCGCCGCTCGTTGATCTCCTtggtgtgctgctggcagatgCGGAAGATGTTGAAGTAGGTGAAGCAAACGATGAAAGCGGCCGGGGCGTAGAGCATCACCACAATGAAGAGGGTGAAATAGGCGTCGGTGTTCCAGGAGTTGGCGCACCACTGGAACACATCCCCGTGATATCCAGGCTTTCCCCAGTGAAAGGAGGGTAAGAAGACCAGGCAGGAGTAGAGCCAAATGGTCAATATGCAGATCCGCAGCCTCCACGGGGTAACCAGCGTGTTGTAGGTCAGGGGCTTCGTGATGGCAATGTATCTGTCAATGCTGATGCAGGCCAGGGAGGCCATGGAGACGCTCTTCAGCACTGATACCACATAACCAAAGATTTGGCAAACCAAGGACTCACTTAAAACAATAGGATAGTGCAGCAGAGACAAAGAAGGCACCAGACAGCTCACGCCCACCAGGAGGTCAGCATACGCCATAGTCTGGATGAAGTAGCTGGTGGTGTGGTGGTTCAGCAGAGGTGCACAGTGAAAGACAAATATCACAATAATGTTGCCCGAAATAATCAGCACCATGAGGAACACAATAATAACCACTTCCAGGAGGCAAAAATTGATGGTCTCCAAATAGCTAATGGCCAGGAGACAGAAGGGCCGGCCACTCTGGTTGCCAACCAAAGAGGAGTTCATCTTGAGCACTGCAGTGATCTCTCTACTTcatgctcctgcctgctgcctgcagccactccaggcagctgctgtcaTTGCGgctggtgctgtgtgtgcagcaatGTCAAAACCGGAGCTCcagtccccagggctgctccagatgctgctgctgtgcattgTCTGCAGCACAATTCCCCTTTAAATCCGGCtccccgccgctgccgctgcaccgggacccaggggcaggcaTGTCAGCAACTTCCCCGGCGCACCGGAGAGGGCTGATACTGATGCCCTCCTGGGTGAGCTGCCGCGCCGAGGAGGgatgaggggctgggggaagagggagaggaacCTCCACCGAGTCAGGACGAGAGTCCTCCCAAAGGCTGacagagagaaggggaaagtgTTTTACAGAACCGCCTCTCCCCCGCGCTGCCACCTCCGCcgctcccctccttccccacgCCCTGCTCAGCGCTCCCCGTCGGCCCCGGCTCCAACCCCGCTCCCTCCCCACGCCCCGCCGGCGGCAGCGGGAGGCGATGCCGCCTCCCCGGAGCCCCGGCAGCCGGGCGGGGGGATGCGCGGCGGGGAGGGCGGGGGTCCAGCCCTTCTCCGCTGGCTCCATTTTGCACGGCGCTTTTGTTCGCCGCCTCTCCCGGCCCCGCCGtcgccgccccggccccgccgccgccccgccgccccgcgcccgaCCCGGggccagcccggccccgccgccccggccctACCTGCGGCGGGGGAACAAAAGCGCGGAGCATCCTCGGGCGGGCGGCGTGCGCTCCGGCCGCGGCGATGCGGAGCCGGGGGCGGGGAGGcgggaggaaggggagggaggcggcgggagcgcgggggagggcgcggcgcggcggggacccggcggggagcggggccgcagccccggcccccaTCCGCCCGCCCCAGCGCACAGGGAgccgggcagcgccggccgCAGCCTCGGGAAGGCGGGTTGGCACTCCGGGGGCGCTCGGC
The Serinus canaria isolate serCan28SL12 chromosome 17, serCan2020, whole genome shotgun sequence DNA segment above includes these coding regions:
- the GPR21 gene encoding probable G-protein coupled receptor 21; translated protein: MNSSLVGNQSGRPFCLLAISYLETINFCLLEVVIIVFLMVLIISGNIIVIFVFHCAPLLNHHTTSYFIQTMAYADLLVGVSCLVPSLSLLHYPIVLSESLVCQIFGYVVSVLKSVSMASLACISIDRYIAITKPLTYNTLVTPWRLRICILTIWLYSCLVFLPSFHWGKPGYHGDVFQWCANSWNTDAYFTLFIVVMLYAPAAFIVCFTYFNIFRICQQHTKEINERRVRFSSQDGEAGEAQPCPDKRYAMVLFRITSVFYILWLPYIIYFLLESSNVYSNRVASFLTTWLAISNSFCNCVIYSLSNSVFQKGLKRLSGAICASCARQRVAKDSSTSRSKRSSNGCHV